TCCGCGGGAGTACAGATTCCCCACATTTTACTAAAGGTATTCATATTGAACGGCATGTTGTACATCTCGCCCTTGTAATTTGCCACCGGGCTGTTGGTATACCGGTTGAATTCTGCCAGCTGATTCACATAGTCCCATACCTTCCGGTCGCTGGTATGGAAAATGTGCGCCCCATACCGGTGCACATGGATGCCCTCCACATCCTCACAGTATACGTTCCCGCCAATATGGTCCCGCTTCTCCACCACCAGGCAGGTCTTTCCTTTCTTTCTGGCCTCATAAGCCCAGACACCTGCATACAGACCGCTTCCTACCAGTACATAATCATATTTCTTCATTGATGTTATTCCGCCTTTTCTTTAATGAACTAGTTCTTACTATCCTGCTTTTTCAGCCGGGCAAGCTCACGCTCCAGGGCCTCGACTTTCTTCTGACTCTCCTCTGCCTGTCTCCGGCTTTCCTCTTCCAGCCTGCGGTTCTCCGCCTCAAGCCGCTCCACCTGTGCCAGCTTCTGCTCGATCATATACTCCACCGTATTGCGGTCAAGGATTCTCAACGCTTCCGAAAACATACTCATCAACTCCTCTACATGGTACCGGAAATAGAATATCTCCCGGTACAACTCTTCAAACTCCGGATACGCCTCCACCACCTTCCGGATATCCTCCGGACTGTCCGATGCAAGGAAATACAGCCATGCATCCAGCTTGCTACTTATATTGTGATGGTTTTGCAGGAAGATGTCAAGTGGAATCAGCAGATATTCCTGTACCATATCAAGCTCAAGCCCCGTATCAAAGACCTGCTTTCCATAATGCAGGTACTGGTCCGGGATTGCCTTGAATTCCCCCGTACTGTCCTTGATCAGAACGATCGTATAGACCGTTTTGATGTCCTGGTAAGAGAACTTCTCTCCCGCCCGCTTCTTTTCCTCGTGTACCTGGGAATACTGGCGCATCACCAGGTCGCTGGAATAACAGGTGCACCGCTGCCCGGGGAATAGATAGCCCACCCTCTGGATTTCCACATTGGCCGTTTCCCGGCTCTTTAACCGTACCACGATATCCATCGAAAGATACGTCCCGTCCTGTACCAGTTTTTGGGAATCATTCTGCATCACCTTCAGGATTTCCACATCCCGTTTCAGACAGTGCGTCAGAAAGTCCTCCAGCCGCTCCGGATGGCGCTCCGGGT
This portion of the Clostridium sp. AN503 genome encodes:
- a CDS encoding PD-(D/E)XK nuclease family transposase, with amino-acid sequence MKSEKAVNVKLKVPGHDNFFGPAESRKEVMRRIQEQEEVYTQFQKLTDNLQEEFVSFCMGVRGLNVTYDPVFSMIFNPERHPERLEDFLTHCLKRDVEILKVMQNDSQKLVQDGTYLSMDIVVRLKSRETANVEIQRVGYLFPGQRCTCYSSDLVMRQYSQVHEEKKRAGEKFSYQDIKTVYTIVLIKDSTGEFKAIPDQYLHYGKQVFDTGLELDMVQEYLLIPLDIFLQNHHNISSKLDAWLYFLASDSPEDIRKVVEAYPEFEELYREIFYFRYHVEELMSMFSEALRILDRNTVEYMIEQKLAQVERLEAENRRLEEESRRQAEESQKKVEALERELARLKKQDSKN